Proteins found in one Triticum aestivum cultivar Chinese Spring chromosome 4D, IWGSC CS RefSeq v2.1, whole genome shotgun sequence genomic segment:
- the LOC123096851 gene encoding probable inactive nicotinamidase At3g16190, with protein sequence MPSHLALLSCLLVLVLSLDKFLLPYLRKRWLSGGGVAAIIPRIPTSHFKSQRSMAAAAQWSETTMLVIDMQKDFVDPAMGSPLLVAGGEAVIPAVAEAVAVARKRGIFVVWVVREHDPSGRDVELFRRHLYSGGKGPTVKGLKGAELADGLFIKEGDYKLVKTRFSAFFATHLDSVLKTLGMKNLVIVGVQTPNCIRQTVYDAVALDYEKVMVLTDATAAARPDIHLASIRDMKTIGVETPTLEEWRR encoded by the exons ATGCCATCGCATCTGGCGTTGCTGTCGTGCCTGCTGGTGCTGGTCCTCTCCCTCGACAAGTTCCTCCTCCCCTACCTCAGGAAGCGCTGGCTCTCCGGAGGTGGCGTCGCTGCCATAATCCCCAGGATCCCGACCAGCCACTTCAAGTCGCAGCGATCCATGGCGGCCGCCGCCCAGTGGAGCGAGACAACCATGCTCGTCATCGACATGCAG AAGGATTTCGTGGACCCGGCGATGGGCAGCCCGCTGCTGGTCGCTGGCGGCGAGGCCGTAATCCCGGCCGTCGCTGAGGCCGTCGCCGTGGCGCGGAAGCGAGGAATCTTCGTTGTTTGG GTTGTCAGAGAGCATGACCCTTCTGGAAGGGATGTCGAACTTTTTCGCAGACACTTGTACTCTGGAGGAAAGGGTCCAACAGTGAAAGGCTTGAAAGGTGCAGAGCTGGCGGACGGGCTTTTTATCAAAGAGGGCGACTATAAGTTGGTGAAGACGAGATTTAGTGCTTTTTTTGCGACACACCTTGATTCTGTTCTTAAAACACTAGGAATGAAGAACTTGGTAATTGTTG GTGTTCAAACACCAAATTGCATCCGACAGACTGTCTATGACGCTGTGGCATTGGACTATGAGAAAGTTATGGTCCTTACTGATGCAACAGCTGCTGCAAGGCCAGATATCCATTTAG CAAGTATCAGAGATATGAAGACTATCGGCGTGGAAACACCAACCTTGGAAGAGTGGCGGCGTTAG